The DNA window tcaggattctattctcgaaccactcgctttgctcgtttttcaattccacactcggcgttaaaatacaactttgcccccttgtataacaaataactattattttagcaCATTACGCTACTAGTGCGGTAAAGAGGGAATTCGAAATGAGTGGCAATGGCAATACATTAAAACAAGACCAATGGGAGCGTTTTGCCTTGCTAAAATGTTTTTTAAAAGCAAAATTCCTCGAAGCAAGTGCTTATTAAGTTTCCGTTCTTTGTCATATAAATATATCGGATGATCGTTTCcaaaagtttataattttttcGTGGAAATGAGCAAACTTCTGCTTGCCGAAAAATACTTTGTTCTTATCTAGGCCCGGTAGTTCTTATTTGGACCCGGGTATGTCCTTAAACTACGACCAAACCAGCGGTGGTAGGTCCCGCAAGGGGCCGCCTGGTATGCTACCACCCTCCCGCCGGAGTCAGGCGCCAAGTAGCCTAGCTGCGTTCCGTCTGTGCGCGGGAGTACCAGAGCCTTTGGGGGTTGATTGGTTGTCAGTCGTGTTGCTTAATGCCGGTCTTTGGATCCTTGAGTGACGTCGGGCCGAGTAGCTCACGTTGGAGGGTAGCGGGATCCGAGGCACGGTCTTGCCGGTGGCCGACCGCAGGAAGTTGGGGGCCCAATCGTACGACAGCCACGTGCGAGAGGCTGCCCCGCCACCTAGCGAAAAATCCTGGAATAGCTCCACCGTGCCAGTTGGCGACTGGACGGGAGGACCCGGTGGGCTATTTCAGGGGGGCTCGGGCGTCCCCGCAGTCTCCAAGTGAGCTCCTCACTGTCCGGATTAACTCAAGTGATCCAATTGGTAAACGCAACACCTCGACAGCCATTTTTTCTCCCAACCCACACtccaaaaaaaataataataatgaaagtTTCCAAAAAGAATAGGTTTAAACACCGGCGGCACTTCCTCCCTTTGAAAGTGCACCTCACTAACATCAGGGGTTGCACTCAAATATCGACCCGGTCCACCACCATCTTGAAACCGAGAAGCCGCACCTTTTCTTTTTGACGGAGACGCAAATAAAAACCCCAGCTGACGCGACGTACCTCAACTACCCAGGCTACTCACTTGAACATAAGTTTAGAGTACATGCTGGGGTCTGTGTGTATGTCCGCGACGACATTTGCTGCAAGCGTCTCCGTTGCTTTGAGGTTTCCGGGTTTTCCACTTTGTGGATTATGGTTGACACAGGCTCAGAGAAAGCTCTGTATGCCTGTGTTTACCGATCGCACAGCGGAAACCAGGAGACAACCAGGCTCTTTGATCACCTTACTGAGATGGCAGATAAAGCCCAACAACGGTACCCTACAGCTCAACTCGTATTTCTCGGGGACTTTAACGCCCACCACGAGGAGTGGCTGTTCCCGTACGAGAAAACTTGCCACGCTGGAAGAGAAGCACGTAAATTTGCTGTGTCGCTAAACCTTACCCAACTAATAAATGTTGCGACGCGGGTACCGGATGTTCCTGGTCATACACCCAATTGCCTTGACCTTCTGCTGACAACTGATCCGGACAGGCACTCGGTTTCGGTCTCCGCTCCGCTGGGATCTTCCGACCACTGTCTGGTGAAATCCGTGTCGATCCACTCTCCTCCTGATCTTTGCCCTAGGGGCACGAGGAGGGTATGGCGATACGAGTCAGCAGACTGGGATGAGATGCGGCATTTCTATGCGTCTTTCCCCTGGCAGCAGGTCTGTTTTTCCTCGGGTGACCCCTCGTGTTCTGCTGAGGCTGTTGCGGATGTGATTCGGCAGGGAATGGAATATTTTATTCCATTCTCCGACCTATCGCTCGATCAGAAGGCCCAGGCATGGTACAGTTCGGATTGTGCTCGGGCGGTGGCCCTTAAGCAGTCTGCATACCAGGCTTGGGTGCTAGCCCGCGACTCAAAAGCTGGAGCACAGAGGGTGTGCGCGAGGAAGAAAGCTTTTAACTCTGCTGCCAAGTCCTGCAAACGGGTGCTTCGAAAGGCTAGATTCGACCACGTCAGTCGTATAGGGGCCAAGCTCGCCTCCTACCCTCCCGGTAGTAAGCGGTTCTGGTCCCTGTCGAAAGCGGTCGAATCCAACTTCTGCCGTCCCACACTGCCACCTCTGCAGAAACCGGATGGTACGCTGGCCCACTCCGCGGCGGAGAAAGCAAACTTGTTTGCTTCTCTGTTTGCGAGCAATTCACGTCTAGATGCAGGCTCAAAACTCCCACCTACGCTACCTCAGTGCAGCTCCTCTATGCAAGGAATTGCTATCCGGCAAAATGAGGTACGCCGAGCTCTGCAGACTCTTGACGTGAATAAGGCTAATGGTCCAGACGGTATACCTGCACGTAAAACAGTGTGCGCCTGAGTTGTCTCCTGTACTGACACGCCTGTACCGCCTCTCTCTCCAAACAAGAGTGGTGCCGAAATCCTGGAAGCTTGCAAATGTGCAGCCAGTACCCAAGAAGGGTAGTCGTGCTGATCCCTGCAATTATCGACCAATCGCCATTACCTGCATGCTGTGTAAAGTCATGGAAAGGGTACTTAACGGCAAGTTGCTGACTTACCTCGAGACAAACGATCTGCTCAGTGACCGTCAATATGGCTTTCGCCGGGGTCGGTCTACTGGAGATCTCCTAGCGTATGTCACGCACCGCTGTGGCGAAGCCATCGAGAGGAACGGTGAAGCGCTTGCTGTTTCACTGGACATCTCGAAGGCCTTTGACAGGGTTTGGCACGCAAGTCTCCTTAGCAAGCTTCCTGCATACGGCATCCCTGCTGACCTTTGTAGTTGGCTATCTGACTTCCTGAGTGAACGGTCGATCAGAGTGGTCATTGATGGCTGCTCTTCGGACCTCATGGCCATTGACGCCGGTGTTCCTCAGGGGTCTGTTCTCTCCGCAACCCTTTTCCTGCTTCACATTAACGACATGCTGCAACCCAGCATTGTCGGCTATGCAGACGACAGTACGGTTGTTGAGAGATATTTAGCTAGTGCAGGGGACAGCAGGGACGACATACATTCACAGAGAGAGGCCATGGTTGAGCGAGCGAACTTGACCCTTAGTCGCGTTTCCCAGTGGGGGGACGACAATCTGGTCAAGTTCAATGCCACTAAAACGCAGGCGTGTCTGT is part of the Leguminivora glycinivorella isolate SPB_JAAS2020 chromosome 10, LegGlyc_1.1, whole genome shotgun sequence genome and encodes:
- the LOC125230436 gene encoding uncharacterized protein LOC125230436 — encoded protein: MVDTGSEKALYACVYRSHSGNQETTRLFDHLTEMADKAQQRYPTAQLVFLGDFNAHHEEWLFPYEKTCHAGREARKFAVSLNLTQLINVATRVPDVPGHTPNCLDLLLTTDPDRHSVSVSAPLGSSDHCLVKSVSIHSPPDLCPRGTRRVWRYESADWDEMRHFYASFPWQQVCFSSGDPSCSAEAVADVIRQGMEYFIPFSDLSLDQKAQAWYSSDCARAVALKQSAYQAWVLARDSKAGAQRVCARKKAFNSAAKSCKRVLRKARFDHVSRIGAKLASYPPGSKRFWSLSKAVESNFCRPTLPPLQKPDGTLAHSAAEKANLFASLFASNSRLDAGSKLPPTLPQCSSSMQGIAIRQNEVRRALQTLDVNKANGPDGIPARKTVCA